The Flammeovirgaceae bacterium genome contains a region encoding:
- a CDS encoding VCBS repeat-containing protein, with product MLPADTGVDFENRLTFTEAFNCYTYRNFYNGAGVAIGDINNDGLADIYFSGNQVNNKLYLNKGNFQFEDITVKAGVACENVWSTGVSMADVNADGWLDIFVCKSGPPLGGVRHNELFINNGDLTFTERSAEWGVADEGLSIHAVFFDYDKDGDLDFYLLNNSNRAVGIFDLNIGQRSIRDPFGGNKLYRNEGSKFTDVSEQAGIYGSAIGFGLGVTVADVNRDDWQDIFVSNDFFERDYLYINNRDGTFSEMLEECINEISLGSMGADIADLNNDGYPEIYVTEMLPEKMERRKSTALFEDWNKYEANLNNGYYRQFSRNVLQLNNGPLPEQPNRVVFSEIGRFAGVAATDWSWGALIFDYNNDGLKDIFVANGIPRDLTDQDYIAFDAAAMLQQFHPDKDSLLLTKLINLIPSTPVSNYLFKNNGELRFVNTARASDVGKPGFSNGAAYGDLDNDGDLDLVVNNINEAAGVYRNMSRESDLKSSNFIILNFSGSAGNTKSFGARAAVYCADLTLHAEHSPVKGYMSSVDQRLHFGLGERTRVDSIVISWPNGGKSTLRNVPANQFLNLNEPGPSPTEFQRINENVKPIFREVIFSSINFKHVGNSFNDFNRHPMLFEMMSNEGQQLVVFDFNDDGLDDILIGGSAGFVTHLWLQQPNGNFKELRPFGKESLLECKDIVIDDFNSDGLPDVYLAAGGSQFSNQAPQYRDKLYINQGDVRFVEAPRILSSGDKPESTSFTFAIDYDRDGIADLVTGERLKPFQYGLPADARLLKGNGDGTFNDVTDRIAPDLKSCGLLRSGASFDFDKDGDEDIAITGEWMGLTVLRNDKDVFTDVSVQLGLKASTGLWNTLTVTDVNNDGFPDLIAGNQGLNSAFSASPEKPLTMYVHDFDGNGSLEQIICVHVNGKDYPLAMWSTLVKQIPSVKKIIQRHHEYKDKSIQEIFERNVLNAATKLEVTELSSMVYLNDNGKRFLPIPLPWQAQLTKVYAIHCMDVNADGFIDLLLAGNQYKAKPEVGISAAGYGTLLLGRGDGSFMYVNPARSGIYVNGEVRDIEQIKVNQDIFVIFLINNEPLKFFKLNIP from the coding sequence ATGCTGCCTGCTGATACCGGGGTAGATTTTGAAAACAGGCTTACATTCACCGAAGCGTTCAATTGTTATACCTATCGAAATTTTTACAACGGTGCAGGGGTTGCTATAGGTGATATTAATAATGACGGCCTGGCTGATATCTACTTTAGTGGTAACCAGGTTAACAACAAGTTGTATTTAAATAAAGGCAATTTTCAGTTTGAAGATATAACCGTAAAAGCAGGCGTGGCCTGTGAAAATGTCTGGTCAACCGGAGTAAGTATGGCTGACGTAAATGCAGATGGCTGGCTTGATATTTTTGTATGTAAGTCGGGCCCGCCATTGGGGGGTGTCCGCCATAATGAGTTGTTCATTAATAATGGCGATTTAACTTTTACAGAGCGTTCTGCCGAATGGGGTGTGGCCGATGAAGGCCTTTCAATTCACGCTGTTTTTTTTGATTATGATAAAGATGGTGATCTGGATTTTTATCTATTGAATAATTCCAATCGCGCTGTGGGTATTTTCGATCTGAACATCGGGCAACGCAGCATTCGCGATCCCTTCGGGGGAAATAAACTTTACCGAAATGAAGGCAGTAAATTTACCGATGTAAGCGAACAGGCGGGTATTTATGGCAGCGCCATCGGCTTTGGTTTAGGGGTTACCGTTGCAGATGTTAATCGGGATGATTGGCAGGACATATTCGTAAGCAATGATTTTTTTGAGCGCGACTATCTGTACATCAATAACCGCGATGGCACTTTTAGTGAAATGCTTGAGGAATGTATTAACGAAATAAGCCTGGGCTCAATGGGGGCTGATATTGCCGACCTGAATAATGACGGGTATCCTGAAATTTATGTTACCGAAATGCTGCCCGAAAAAATGGAGCGTAGAAAATCAACGGCTTTATTTGAAGATTGGAATAAATACGAAGCTAATCTTAACAATGGGTATTACAGGCAATTTAGCCGTAATGTGCTTCAGCTAAATAACGGACCCTTGCCCGAACAGCCCAATAGGGTGGTATTTAGTGAAATTGGCCGCTTTGCCGGTGTGGCTGCAACCGACTGGAGTTGGGGTGCGCTTATTTTTGATTACAACAATGATGGCCTTAAAGACATCTTTGTTGCTAATGGTATTCCTCGCGACTTGACCGACCAGGATTACATCGCTTTTGATGCCGCTGCTATGCTTCAACAGTTCCATCCTGACAAGGATAGCCTGTTGCTTACTAAACTAATCAACCTGATTCCCTCCACACCGGTATCAAACTATTTGTTTAAGAATAACGGAGAACTCCGGTTTGTTAATACTGCTCGTGCATCTGATGTCGGCAAGCCTGGATTTTCTAATGGCGCTGCATATGGCGACCTGGATAATGATGGCGACCTGGACTTGGTTGTAAACAACATTAATGAGGCAGCCGGTGTTTACAGGAATATGTCAAGAGAGTCGGACTTAAAAAGTTCAAACTTTATAATCCTGAACTTTTCAGGTTCGGCCGGCAACACAAAATCCTTTGGTGCCAGGGCCGCTGTTTATTGTGCTGATTTAACCTTGCATGCCGAACATTCTCCTGTTAAAGGTTACATGTCATCCGTAGACCAACGCCTTCACTTTGGTTTGGGTGAGCGTACCCGGGTGGATTCAATAGTTATTTCCTGGCCTAATGGTGGTAAATCAACTCTACGGAATGTGCCCGCTAACCAGTTTTTAAATTTAAACGAGCCGGGTCCATCACCAACTGAATTTCAAAGGATAAACGAAAATGTGAAACCAATTTTCAGGGAAGTAATTTTTTCTTCAATTAATTTTAAACATGTTGGCAATTCGTTTAATGATTTTAACAGGCATCCGATGCTGTTTGAAATGATGAGCAACGAAGGTCAACAGTTGGTTGTGTTCGATTTCAACGATGATGGACTGGATGATATTTTGATTGGCGGTTCGGCCGGCTTCGTTACTCACCTGTGGCTTCAGCAACCCAATGGTAATTTCAAAGAGTTGCGTCCTTTCGGAAAGGAATCACTTTTAGAATGCAAGGATATTGTTATTGACGATTTTAATTCCGATGGGTTACCCGATGTGTACCTTGCTGCAGGTGGTAGTCAGTTTTCAAATCAGGCGCCACAGTATCGTGATAAGCTCTATATTAATCAGGGTGATGTGAGGTTTGTGGAGGCACCACGAATACTGTCCAGCGGTGATAAACCTGAAAGCACTTCGTTTACTTTTGCCATTGATTATGATAGAGATGGGATTGCTGATCTGGTTACCGGTGAGCGCCTTAAGCCCTTTCAATACGGTTTGCCTGCAGACGCCAGGTTATTAAAAGGTAATGGCGATGGTACCTTTAATGATGTTACAGACCGGATTGCTCCGGATTTAAAAAGTTGCGGCTTGCTCCGAAGCGGTGCATCGTTCGATTTTGATAAGGATGGTGATGAGGACATAGCCATAACAGGGGAATGGATGGGATTAACTGTTTTACGAAATGACAAGGATGTATTTACTGATGTTTCTGTTCAACTTGGTCTGAAAGCCTCAACTGGTTTGTGGAATACCCTAACGGTTACGGATGTAAACAATGACGGATTTCCGGATCTCATTGCTGGTAATCAGGGTCTGAACTCAGCTTTTTCCGCTTCCCCTGAAAAGCCCCTTACCATGTATGTGCACGATTTTGATGGAAATGGCAGCCTTGAGCAGATTATTTGTGTGCACGTTAATGGTAAGGACTATCCGCTAGCCATGTGGTCAACTTTGGTCAAACAGATTCCATCAGTTAAAAAAATCATACAACGGCACCATGAGTATAAGGATAAATCGATTCAGGAAATTTTTGAACGCAATGTGTTGAATGCGGCTACAAAGCTGGAAGTCACCGAACTAAGCAGCATGGTTTACCTGAATGATAATGGCAAACGTTTTTTGCCAATACCTCTTCCGTGGCAGGCCCAGTTAACAAAAGTTTATGCCATCCATTGTATGGATGTTAATGCTGACGGATTTATTGATTTGCTGCTTGCCGGCAACCAGTATAAAGCCAAACCTGAAGTAGGTATTTCGGCTGCCGGTTATGGTACACTTTTGCTTGGCAGAGGAGACGGAAGTTTTATGTACGTTAACCCTGCCCGGTCGGGTATATATGTAAATGGTGAAGTGCGCGATATTGAACAAATTAAAGTTAACCAGGATATATTTGTTATTTTTTTAATCAACAATGAGCCGTTGAAGTTTTTCAAACTAAACATACCATGA
- a CDS encoding VCBS repeat-containing protein, with the protein MKVSKLGFIPFIVALALTACNVQDDNNAPLFKLMPDSDTGISFRNDLPFNSEFNIFTYRNFYNGGGVAIGDVNNDGLADIYLTSNLGSNALYLNKGNFRFEDITEKAGVAGKQAWSTGVAMADVNGDGWLDIYVCNSGDIKNDNRENELFINNGDLTFTESAASWGLNDRGFSTHAAFFDYDNDGDLDVYLLNNSFKAIGSFNLMQNIRHERDSVGGDKLYRNDGNRFTDVSMAAGIYGSVIGFGLGVTVGDVNNDGWMDIFISNDFFERDYLYLNNRNGTFHEILEQAMPGISAASMGADIADINNDGWLDIFVTDMLPEQYERLKQVTIFENWDKLTYNVRNGYYYQFTRNMLHLNNGNNTFSDISRLGGVEATDWSWGALIFDMDNDGLKDIFVANGIYKDITDLDYLNFIDKPETKQKIINRQRVDYQALIDPIPVNPVPNYAFKNMGGYRFANHALPWGLGAPSHSNGAAYGDLDNDGDLDLVVNNVNNQASVFRNTVNDTPGSANSIRIILKGKSPNTWAIGSRIQIYAGGNRYTFEQMPNRGFESSVDPVIVAGLGSAEFIDTLRVEWPGATETVLTKISTNQTLTLLQEEAKEKSAKKPIQNLTWFTEATKTGIITAVHQENEFIDFNRDRLLYQMYSTLGPRIAVGDVNNDGLDDFYLGGAKGYAGQLLVQKPDGSFKRQPVPVFEMDKDYEDVDAVFFDFDNDEALDLFVVSGGNEFSFGAPELVSRLYLNNGQGQFSRSSQPALNNTTGVSSTACAGDFNRDGFTDLFIGTRFKAFQYGIPAGGFIYQNDKTGRLVDVTRQVAPELADVGMITDSKWVDYDSDGDLDLILVGEWMAVEVFENQQGMLKRETTDLDITNLSGWWNVVEAADLDQDGDIDFVLGNHGYNSRFRAGAKEPVLLYVNDFDFNGSLEHIYAKKTAGRILPYALKHDLVAQLPGLKKNYLEYKKFNSQTVDEIFNKEQLQSALVHQAVQFASGILENVNGRFVFHELPIEAQFSPVYAILITDVNEDGISDLVLGGNLYEVKPEAGQYDASYGLVLLGKGNLEFTSIVTTVSGFQVRGAVRDISLVKTPAAVLTVVALNNDSLRVFVRNRK; encoded by the coding sequence ATGAAAGTGAGTAAGCTTGGCTTTATACCTTTTATAGTAGCGTTGGCACTTACCGCATGCAACGTGCAGGACGACAATAATGCCCCACTCTTTAAATTAATGCCTGATTCCGATACCGGAATATCGTTTCGGAATGACCTTCCCTTCAACAGTGAGTTTAACATATTTACTTACCGGAATTTTTATAATGGCGGTGGCGTAGCTATTGGCGATGTTAACAATGACGGTTTAGCTGATATTTACTTAACAAGTAACCTCGGCTCGAACGCACTCTATTTGAATAAAGGAAATTTTAGATTTGAAGATATTACTGAAAAAGCCGGTGTAGCCGGTAAACAAGCGTGGAGTACCGGAGTGGCTATGGCTGATGTGAATGGCGATGGGTGGCTGGATATTTATGTGTGCAATTCTGGCGACATTAAAAACGATAACCGCGAAAACGAATTATTTATAAACAATGGCGATTTAACATTTACAGAAAGTGCAGCTTCATGGGGCTTGAACGACAGGGGCTTTTCAACTCATGCTGCTTTTTTTGATTATGATAACGATGGCGATCTGGATGTTTACCTGCTCAACAACTCGTTTAAAGCCATCGGCAGTTTTAACCTAATGCAGAATATACGCCATGAACGCGACTCAGTGGGAGGTGATAAATTATACCGGAATGACGGCAACCGGTTTACCGATGTGAGCATGGCAGCCGGCATTTATGGCAGTGTAATTGGTTTTGGTTTAGGTGTAACTGTAGGTGATGTGAACAATGATGGCTGGATGGATATTTTTATTTCCAATGATTTTTTTGAGCGCGATTACTTATACCTCAATAACCGCAACGGCACCTTTCATGAAATTTTAGAACAGGCTATGCCCGGCATAAGTGCTGCTTCAATGGGCGCTGATATTGCCGATATAAATAACGATGGATGGCTTGACATTTTTGTAACCGATATGCTTCCCGAGCAATATGAACGATTAAAGCAGGTAACCATCTTTGAAAACTGGGATAAACTAACTTATAATGTACGCAACGGATACTACTACCAGTTTACCCGCAACATGCTTCATCTGAACAACGGCAACAATACGTTTAGTGACATAAGTCGTTTGGGTGGAGTTGAAGCAACAGACTGGAGCTGGGGGGCATTGATTTTTGACATGGACAATGATGGCTTGAAGGACATTTTTGTTGCAAACGGAATTTATAAAGACATTACCGATTTGGATTATCTGAACTTTATCGATAAGCCTGAAACCAAACAGAAAATAATTAACCGGCAACGTGTTGATTACCAGGCGCTCATTGATCCGATACCGGTTAATCCGGTACCCAACTATGCCTTTAAAAATATGGGTGGGTACCGCTTCGCTAATCACGCCTTGCCGTGGGGTCTTGGCGCCCCATCACATTCCAATGGTGCTGCTTACGGAGATCTGGATAACGATGGCGACCTGGATCTGGTTGTAAACAACGTAAACAATCAGGCCTCGGTTTTCCGTAATACAGTCAATGATACTCCCGGTTCAGCAAACTCTATACGCATTATTCTAAAAGGTAAATCGCCCAATACTTGGGCAATTGGCAGTCGTATCCAAATTTATGCGGGTGGTAACCGGTATACGTTTGAGCAAATGCCAAACCGGGGCTTTGAGTCATCAGTCGATCCGGTAATCGTTGCCGGATTAGGGTCTGCTGAATTCATTGATACTCTTCGCGTAGAATGGCCAGGAGCAACTGAAACCGTTTTAACCAAAATTAGTACAAACCAAACCCTGACCCTTTTACAAGAAGAAGCCAAAGAAAAATCAGCGAAGAAGCCGATTCAGAATTTAACCTGGTTTACCGAAGCAACGAAAACCGGCATTATTACAGCTGTACATCAGGAAAATGAGTTTATCGACTTTAACCGGGACCGACTTCTCTATCAAATGTATTCAACACTTGGCCCACGCATAGCCGTGGGCGATGTTAATAATGACGGACTTGATGACTTTTATCTGGGTGGTGCCAAAGGGTATGCCGGTCAATTGCTGGTGCAGAAACCGGATGGAAGCTTTAAACGCCAGCCGGTGCCTGTTTTTGAAATGGATAAGGATTACGAAGACGTTGATGCGGTATTCTTTGACTTTGATAACGATGAGGCCCTCGATTTATTCGTTGTTAGCGGTGGTAATGAATTTTCTTTTGGCGCCCCTGAATTGGTAAGCCGCTTATATCTGAATAATGGTCAGGGCCAATTCAGCCGATCTTCTCAGCCCGCACTTAACAATACCACAGGGGTGTCATCCACCGCATGTGCCGGTGATTTTAACCGCGATGGCTTTACTGATTTATTTATTGGCACCCGCTTTAAGGCCTTTCAATATGGAATACCTGCGGGCGGTTTTATTTATCAAAACGATAAGACGGGCAGGCTGGTGGATGTTACCCGCCAGGTAGCACCCGAATTAGCCGATGTTGGCATGATAACCGATTCAAAGTGGGTAGACTATGATTCTGATGGCGACCTTGATCTGATACTGGTTGGTGAGTGGATGGCTGTTGAGGTTTTCGAGAATCAGCAGGGTATGCTTAAAAGAGAAACAACTGACCTTGATATAACTAACTTATCCGGCTGGTGGAACGTGGTAGAAGCGGCTGACCTTGATCAGGATGGTGATATTGACTTTGTGTTAGGCAATCATGGTTACAATTCACGGTTCAGGGCCGGTGCAAAAGAGCCCGTTTTATTGTATGTAAATGATTTTGATTTCAACGGAAGCCTTGAGCATATCTATGCAAAGAAAACAGCCGGCAGAATTCTGCCTTATGCTTTAAAGCACGACTTGGTGGCTCAATTACCCGGGTTAAAAAAGAATTACCTGGAATACAAAAAATTTAACAGTCAAACCGTTGACGAAATTTTTAATAAGGAGCAGCTTCAATCTGCTTTGGTACATCAGGCGGTTCAATTTGCTTCCGGTATTTTAGAAAACGTCAACGGCCGATTTGTATTCCATGAGTTGCCCATTGAAGCACAATTTTCACCGGTTTATGCCATTTTGATTACAGATGTTAATGAAGATGGCATAAGTGACCTCGTTTTGGGTGGCAATTTGTATGAGGTTAAGCCCGAAGCCGGGCAATACGATGCCAGTTATGGTTTGGTGCTGCTTGGAAAAGGTAATTTGGAGTTTACCTCAATTGTAACTACGGTCTCGGGCTTTCAGGTAAGGGGCGCTGTACGCGATATCAGTCTGGTAAAGACACCGGCTGCCGTGCTTACCGTGGTGGCCCTGAATAACGATAGCCTTAGGGTGTTTGTAAGAAATCGTAAATGA
- a CDS encoding VCBS repeat-containing protein — MNKRTLIPIAACIFLSMCREQENNWSFIPPSQSGVSFANTLVEDESNNIIEYLYFYNGAGVAAGDINNDGLTDLFFVSNQGSNVLYLNKGNLKFKDITQSSGIKSKRKWETGVTMADINGDGFLDIYVCGVGGYRHFNGRNQLYLNNGDLTFTEQAAEFGIDFTGFSTHASFFDYDNDGDLDMYLLNHSVHTPRSYAPGDVRLLSDSLSGDKLYKNQLVESGKVLFEDVTKQAGILNSHIGYGLGVAVADVNWDGFADLYIGNDFHENDYLYINNGDGTFKEIIRNATTHTSRFSMGNDIADFNNDLWPDIVAVDMQPRNEQVRKRSAGEDAYDIFNFKLKYGYHAQVARNTLQLNAGMHQGTPLFSEMAYLAGIASTDWSWAPLFADFNNDGFKDLYITNGIVRRPNDMDYISYIAHDSVQLSLQVFDKNDLEILKKMPEGKESNFLFLNRSNYTFQDITHTAGLFRPSFSNGATYADLDNDGDLDLVVNNINEPAHIIRNNTGRQQGNYLAVSLHGPAGNTFGVGAKVILFTGGARQLQHLMPARGWCSSVDGRLHFGVGSHALIDSVMVIWPGNRMQILKSVTANQQVTIDYSNNNRAFTNNVLFGNQQFLLTAVTPVPDYRHVENEYNAFASETLIPHMLSEQGPPSAVGDVNGDGLDDFFIGGGRGQSGALYIQKTNASFTHSDQPAFLADVSDEDTAAAFADVDGDGDPDLIVAAGGQETNQQLIPRLYINEKGRFARHTFPPVSINASCIKPADFDNDGDVDLFIGSNVIPGLYGMSPLSFLFNNDGSGNFSVNQTWLAHANFDNVTRVRPGMVKDADWTDINGDGLPDLMLLGEWMPVTLLIQQPNHTFVNKTEAYGLAGTSGLWNAMLATDLDNDGDVDFVCGNLGLNSRLTASTSKPLQMLLGDFDANQSSDHILIYYNGDSAYVFPTRDQLIKQLPFLKKRLLKYKDFSTIQVENLLSAEQLANGSKLQVTELSSVVLENTGGKFIVRPLPIEAQMFPVCAIEADDLDDDGILDILLAGNQSAVQPEIGPHDAGLGLVLKGIGGCQFQSIAPHTSGFFVTGEVRSSGILRSNENQYLYLFGRNGNSLVIFKRKPAD; from the coding sequence ATGAATAAGCGCACCCTGATACCAATAGCAGCATGCATATTCCTGTCAATGTGCCGTGAGCAGGAAAATAACTGGTCGTTTATACCCCCATCACAAAGCGGAGTATCGTTTGCCAATACCCTTGTTGAAGATGAGAGCAATAACATTATAGAGTACCTCTATTTTTATAACGGTGCAGGTGTAGCCGCAGGCGATATCAACAATGATGGCCTTACCGATCTCTTCTTTGTTTCTAACCAGGGTTCCAATGTACTGTATTTGAACAAAGGAAATCTTAAGTTCAAGGACATTACTCAATCATCCGGAATCAAATCCAAAAGAAAATGGGAAACGGGTGTAACCATGGCCGACATTAATGGGGACGGTTTTCTTGACATTTATGTATGTGGTGTTGGCGGATACCGGCATTTCAACGGCCGTAACCAATTGTACCTGAACAATGGCGATTTAACATTTACCGAACAGGCGGCCGAATTCGGTATTGATTTTACCGGTTTTTCAACACATGCCAGTTTTTTTGATTATGATAATGATGGTGATTTGGATATGTATCTGCTTAATCACAGCGTGCATACCCCGCGTTCCTATGCGCCCGGTGATGTGCGCTTGCTTAGCGATTCCCTTTCGGGAGACAAACTTTATAAGAATCAATTAGTGGAGTCGGGGAAGGTTCTTTTTGAAGATGTAACAAAACAGGCTGGCATTCTTAACAGCCATATCGGATATGGATTGGGTGTAGCTGTGGCTGATGTAAACTGGGATGGCTTTGCTGATCTGTACATCGGCAACGATTTCCATGAGAATGACTACCTGTACATCAATAACGGTGACGGCACCTTTAAGGAAATTATCCGCAACGCTACAACTCACACAAGCCGGTTTTCAATGGGAAATGATATTGCCGATTTTAATAATGACCTATGGCCTGATATTGTTGCGGTTGATATGCAGCCGAGAAATGAACAGGTTCGCAAGCGTTCGGCCGGTGAAGATGCTTATGATATTTTCAATTTTAAACTTAAATATGGGTATCATGCTCAGGTTGCACGGAATACCCTTCAGTTAAATGCCGGAATGCATCAGGGAACACCGTTGTTTAGCGAGATGGCCTACCTGGCCGGCATCGCCTCTACCGATTGGAGTTGGGCGCCCTTGTTTGCAGATTTTAATAATGATGGTTTTAAGGACTTGTACATTACCAACGGCATTGTACGAAGGCCAAATGATATGGACTATATCAGTTACATTGCTCATGACTCCGTTCAGCTTTCACTTCAGGTTTTTGATAAGAACGATTTGGAAATACTAAAAAAAATGCCCGAAGGAAAAGAATCTAATTTTCTGTTCCTTAATCGTTCAAACTATACATTTCAGGATATAACCCATACTGCCGGGCTCTTTCGCCCTTCCTTCTCCAATGGCGCCACGTATGCCGATCTGGACAATGATGGCGATTTGGATTTGGTTGTAAATAATATTAACGAGCCGGCACACATTATTCGGAACAATACAGGCAGGCAACAGGGAAACTACCTGGCTGTTTCGCTTCACGGCCCCGCAGGGAATACTTTTGGCGTGGGGGCCAAAGTAATACTGTTTACCGGTGGTGCCCGGCAACTGCAACACCTTATGCCTGCCCGGGGTTGGTGTTCATCAGTTGATGGCCGCCTTCATTTTGGCGTAGGCAGTCACGCTTTGATTGATTCGGTAATGGTTATTTGGCCGGGTAATCGTATGCAGATTCTTAAATCGGTAACTGCCAACCAACAGGTCACTATTGATTATAGTAATAATAATCGGGCTTTTACTAATAATGTTTTATTCGGTAACCAGCAATTTCTACTTACGGCTGTAACCCCGGTGCCTGATTACCGGCATGTTGAAAACGAATACAACGCCTTTGCTTCTGAAACACTTATTCCGCACATGTTGTCAGAACAGGGCCCACCCAGTGCAGTTGGTGACGTTAACGGTGATGGCCTGGATGACTTTTTTATTGGTGGCGGCAGGGGGCAAAGCGGTGCATTATATATTCAAAAAACTAACGCAAGTTTTACACATTCTGATCAACCCGCATTCCTTGCGGATGTTTCTGATGAAGATACAGCCGCTGCTTTTGCTGATGTTGATGGGGATGGCGATCCCGACCTGATAGTGGCAGCGGGCGGTCAGGAAACTAATCAGCAATTAATTCCACGGCTTTATATTAACGAAAAGGGCCGATTTGCTAGGCATACGTTTCCACCAGTATCAATTAACGCATCCTGCATTAAGCCGGCTGATTTTGACAACGATGGTGATGTGGATTTGTTTATTGGCTCTAATGTAATTCCGGGCTTGTACGGAATGAGCCCGCTGAGCTTTCTATTCAATAATGATGGCAGTGGAAATTTTTCTGTTAATCAAACTTGGTTAGCCCATGCTAATTTTGATAATGTTACCCGCGTGCGGCCGGGCATGGTAAAAGATGCTGACTGGACCGACATTAATGGCGATGGCTTGCCTGACCTGATGTTGCTGGGTGAATGGATGCCGGTAACTTTATTAATACAACAGCCCAATCACACATTTGTAAATAAAACCGAAGCCTACGGCCTGGCAGGAACTTCCGGGTTGTGGAATGCCATGCTAGCCACCGATTTGGATAATGATGGTGACGTAGACTTTGTATGTGGTAACCTGGGATTAAATTCACGGCTTACAGCTTCAACCAGCAAACCCCTGCAGATGCTACTGGGCGATTTTGATGCAAATCAAAGTTCCGATCACATTCTAATCTATTATAATGGCGATTCGGCCTATGTATTTCCTACCCGCGACCAACTGATAAAACAGTTGCCATTTTTAAAGAAACGACTGCTAAAGTATAAGGATTTTTCAACAATACAGGTGGAGAATCTATTGTCTGCTGAACAATTGGCAAATGGCAGCAAACTGCAGGTTACTGAATTATCTTCGGTAGTGCTTGAGAATACCGGAGGAAAATTTATTGTTAGACCCCTGCCGATTGAAGCCCAAATGTTTCCGGTGTGTGCAATTGAAGCGGATGACCTGGATGACGATGGCATTTTGGATATTCTGCTTGCCGGTAATCAATCTGCGGTGCAGCCTGAAATCGGGCCGCATGATGCGGGCTTGGGCTTAGTACTCAAAGGAATCGGTGGTTGCCAATTTCAATCGATTGCACCTCACACCTCTGGCTTTTTTGTTACAGGTGAAGTTCGTAGTTCAGGAATTTTACGATCAAATGAAAACCAGTACCTGTATCTTTTTGGCAGAAATGGCAACTCTTTAGTTATCTTTAAAAGAAAACCAGCAGATTGA